The proteins below come from a single Cryptococcus gattii WM276 chromosome D, complete sequence genomic window:
- a CDS encoding Hypothetical protein (Similar to TIGR gene model, INSD accession AAW42956.1; CND02400): protein MHFLPSFTAVSLTLLALILSSLVVRLHILPLLLRTFTQVRVSSFSLLSVRGLEWRTKHGKEDIIPVLRVERARWTWGGIKGDVTGLFVLRIEGVSWRIKKRPSGDTKNEGPSVKHRSPSRLSALKSRLITFILRLLIHHYPSVARLVSIQLINCRITFDDLDGIELTWKELGFGVKVEFRGVAEEAAGSTAPKREAPFRSSSSVSFRDEYYISPSLPPTAMSTPSRHTLSPPSSPTTHTSFAFLPSPEPCETPLPLSSNKKPQKTHRLSNARLFHSRMSTTANMIWTRATGRMYGSVSFNVYIDSIRCIDPQSSPSPSAKPSMPDLKLPTAHRPQFISFRPLKRCHTVYNIHPSDAGVSTLAALDERSSVKFSLGFGPKKGLLCEDTLSAAYEMGKLRTSVEAVEKVKKLLRNSRQNKQKRGESMNRWSTHGAARVMLRAMQSIKVSFSHITLLHHLHAPSPVSPPLPQRPLSNISSLDLSPSPMEDRYTIALELSEIRCALSSADSSNDDRARNAFGTNSSPESIIRGVTVELGWKSIELQCIAPGESSNDKSQLFAIRQGQVIVFSSWRPEGWSREELLFANDPNIALVVCQAYVASVDCAGDLQLFHELEVAWKTTHPKRSASPPSPPSESSAVLRKGSSGWLPPRLRMVLDVGDIMAVLADRVSENTTTLTFALDGVQSSCYTSFSDIIARRRDGAATKAAFKEEEELQKRREESDDVDFAMHPSMLPAALRRRSTANKAELRDNLSISMRCDATVKVEPIRVKMTLSGHKVYELAEIGSIYGTINGDVLGRLTVEPDGTELSSLDWSSISCGLDVGIQEGIDVDLWKEEVVEALIGMGETHQKRPRDDRQPPPSEEKKARILDKLPSGMSARFSLGKINVFLGVRDPNPECKLGLTRGLWFRTALKLEYAYHKTVIQSLPWRHTLTAPRRAKLRLPEDITTQSLAFASKLRPTGGSAALISMNTEETYFQPIFNGERFIRKGGFRKGVLRKDPPKTREDDEFVGWGFQRAKQLRAMDEGTFANTVPPFEMRDTDQAQRPWLRIPSSHNSFAAQRSEPDSEIEYKITTRMESPTLISDLSHIYCHLLACLMVKRVSEAWRSEPSKPQGSYSTLPNNNLNLSIDISIPSMTAHFAFPLQEQLFMYTSGITLSKQSYKGTVTTAEQLLLYVPSPRIIGSWEELGRIKQFAVAFSDPHLPLVISPRIESLRVRIPFSYKLNSLVLNINVTIKACKLLFRTTSGKIPFTTVYKPLAEQPKKVPTFSFSVGYISLEAKDDPVETSLNLIWRAGLVEQAKRNALEDNFAKKLLLISDPDTQPEVQEDTKTGGGRKVMVLTKKHTVDPERARWALDLLVSQSWVRRIKAAKYEQARREGLALQAMSGSGVNIKLPIRVVGSSRTAPLFRAAFHEVNLVITNPGLDRQQIIDYMGKVSAPFSDDVNFSLMIPLDIRWSMAEAKCTLRDYPLPLIRVQRVNKNEQRPAFYVETTMIIAEELADDDSVMHVPVKVIPDGCGHKDASSFVLEIAKTIMPVKTYAEPKFKISTKKTTEFTWGNSYQPAIQDLMKVIETLSHPPRDPSPKVGFWDKFRLVLHWKPIVDFVGPCHLLLKGSFDPYSVSGLGSGFCLAWRGSTQLLIDQPNADKEAIQILADELVVAIPDLTPFHDGAAIGNNRNHRHEHHDRAHERDILDDTDIVPLERRYTKPCAQFVGGVRVGFGFRFERTCRPWSCQHGCGETENLLHRQCREFTFLQHQQVILRSPEAIANAEKRLGRKIDSYEGFRSDFIHFSVSLVAPDGNGFDHRKKEEMPDSVSSLHFAPKASHHFLSWWKLFSHQMSLPIRHGKLFPDSPPPSKKFGRSLGTIKYRFDLRPVYISHMYSQVSKDHSTTGKSESLGIKARFGRLRADAHQRAQEKIERHEKLGRSTVVVHKPFYAADILADDLKVKGVRAHFVERLKDDDSSSSDPLPRASALSPETRHWYNYCDFIDVDRKPSDKDPRIELVDFGDCPYLFYCKRVKARASTSHDDSGSQASSSLGVESSKFGHEATHHCYLGMADCVRDAQRSITQDRINELQARLDSYPPPQENDDQSDRAVTLNRINILVKHYEDLQKETRHLSDETLEYSKQTTTTTYKGPQSAAAFEDMIHIHGPRLVLTDSSRNIGFKYLYMMADRKKEEYYTSYASLRGILDTYQQRARRRQRPETEIFEDEQTKNASADQQMVNDLIRWLPGKPALDNFHQDDNAEEASVRAHRGLPDDCDVKPKRHVLVFKPQVALRSESDPNAIVLLSAEEFSFKQFKVIDTNAIDDMMADVLDRNYISMQGLQGFYPTAEALKRERTQLGMPRGLDFIPLEIFLDVKSEATDYDRVLQKSDIMISIDKFNNIRMPRGLDWPDTLDEYGEPIKHLRVHQDYTAILAPMLTVTANSRNFEALYVIVTDLLMYEDPGHKDRSEAIDDFTRTFDTADRDVGKFVTDINALQTHMRGLLELQHGYETNFERLNDTGKEELFKIRSELQVGYENMYTINALIRATSAKDDARAAMKTSTKMDVRIGGVAWHMLRESRLETMAKVNIDGALFSMLTSKNGMMDNAMVIGDLKALNGKWNTLYPEIIVRDDPSKKKIKKPFAAVYWSTRPSIGGIPIFPYVNIEFVNIRFKLEERVGLDVMDYLFTDRTRRRQISGTAVKPPGGNGASSTTPTSSIFRGAGMASADDLGGKRGETPGTENGFLPHSRSQVSLVSLSQSDLDPVSIKRIEDTKEMRLRASTNKMFGTFRFQGMGFNLSYKSDDTRKHGTFSMPDCVDFRFKTPEMVYVSKVWSMEDLFEHIKRDVKSSAWSQSGDIISQIFKKTSLFRSKERLKQAASVTALAEKAQKVKGSHQHPPISPSNLRYAFENSNDSLEPDEDLIRTISRVISHEAVPPEEKLRSKSITHGYSPNFDSIRSETSGGNSQRKAPLLSAHDHSTKSIKKLPEEVPESEEKGGGKIKGLLGKLKHKHLVGKDKESRSSEDSSGSSLRKPTV, encoded by the exons ATGCACTTCCTCCCGTCCTTTACCGCCGTATCCCTCACCCTGCTTGCGCTAATTCTCTCTTCTCTGGTCGTCCGTCTGCATATCCTCCCACTACTGTTGCGCACTTTCACTCAAGTCAGAGTATCGAGCTTTAGCCTTCTCTCCGTTAGGGGTCTGGAATGGAGAACAAAACATGGAAAAGAGGATATAATACCTGTACTGAGAGTAGAGAGAGCCAGGTGGACTTGGGGTGGTATCAAAGGAGACGTGACCGGGCTTTTTGTGCTTAGAATCGAAGGGGTCAGCTGGAGGATCAAGAAGCGTCCATCTGGAGACACGAAAAATGAAGGACCCTCCGTGAAGCATAGA TCTCCAAGCCGACTGTCCGCGCTCAAGAGCAGGCTTATCACCTTTATTCTCCGACTTCTTATTCACCACTATCCTTCGGTTGCGCGACTGGTCTCCATCCAACTTATCAATTGCAGGATCACCTTTGATGACTTGGATGGTATTGAATTAACATGGAAAGAGTTGGGATTTGGCGTCAAGGTGGAGTTCCGTGGTGTAGCAGAAGAAGCCGCTGGCTCAACAGCTCCCAAAAGGGAAGCCCCTTTTCGATCCTCGTCTTCTGTCAGCTTTAGAGATGAGTATTACATTTCGCCTTCATTGCCGCCCACAGCAATGTCGACACCATCTCGACACACACTTTCTCCCCCTAGTTCACCGACTACGCACACATCGTTTGCCTTCCTTCCTTCGCCTGAACCTTGCGAGACTCCTCTCCCACTTTCGTCTAACAAAAAGCCGCAAAAAACCCACCGTTTGTCCAATGCTAGGCTTTTTCACTCTCGAATGTCCACGACGGCGAACATGATCTGGACTCGAGCCACAGGCCGCATGTACGGCTCCGTTTCTTTCAATGTCTATATCGATAGCATTCGGTGTATCGATCCTCAGAGCAGCCCGTCGCCGTCTGCTAAACCTTCCATGCCCGATCTCAAATTGCCCACCGCCCACAGGCCACAGTTCATCTCCTTCCGACCGCTTAAGCGATGCCACACAGTCTATAATATTCATCCATCAGATGCAGGGGTGAGCACTCTGGCAGCATTAGATGAAAGGTCTAGTGTGAAATTTAGCCTCGGGTTTGGTCCCAAAAAAGGGCTATTGTGCGAGGATACTCTAAGCGCGGCATATGAAATGGGCAAACTTCGCACGAGTGTAGAGGCTGTTGAGAAAGTGAAAAAATTGTTACGCAATTCGAGGCAGAATAAGCAAAAAAGGGGAGAAAGCATGAATAGATGGTCAACTCATGGAGCTGCTCGC GTCATGTTACGAGCCATGCAGTCAATAAAAGTATCATTCTCCCACAttactcttcttcaccatcttcaCGCTCCTTCTCCGGTTTCCCCTCCCCTGCCCCAGCGTCCCTTATCAAACATCTCATCTCTTGACCTTTCACCCTCACCAATGGAGGACCGTTATACAATCGCTCTGGAACTTTCTGAGATAAGATGTGCCCTCTCATCCGCTGATTCATCTAACGATGACCGTGCTCGCAACGCATTTGGTACTAATTCTAGTCCCGAATCCATCATCCGCGGCGTGACTGTAGAGCTTGGGTGGAAAAGTATCGAGCTCCAGTGTATTGCGCCTGGCGAAAGCTCAAATGACAAATCGCAGCTGTTTGCAATTCGACAAGGGCAAGTGATTGTGTTCTCGTCATGGCGACCTGAAGGGTGGAGTAGGGAAGAACTACTGTTTGCCAATGACCCAAACATTGCGCTCGTGGTCTGCCAAGCCTATGTTGCAAGCGTCGATTGCGCGGGTGATCTGCAGTTATTCCACGAACTCGAAGTGGCATGGAAAACCACCCATCCTAAAAGGTCTGCCAGCCCGCCTTCGCCCCCATCTGAATCATCTGCTGTCTTGCGCAAGGGCTCGTCTGGCTGGTTGCCCCCCAGGCTTCGAATGGTTCTCGACGTAGGCGATATCATGGCAGTCCTCGCCGACAGAGTGTCAGAGAACACAACCACCCTCACGTTTGCCCTAGATGGCGTCCAATCCAGTTGTTACACTTCTTTCTCAGATATCATCGCCCGTCGCCGAGACGGAGCGGCTACCAAAGCAGCTTTtaaagaagaggaagagctacaaaaaaggagagaagagagtGACGACGTGGACTTCGCCATGCATCCTTCGATGCTGCCAGCAGCCCTGCGCCGAAGATCGACAGCCAATAAGGCAGAGCTTAGGGATAATCTGTCTATTTCTATGAGGTGCGATGCCACCGTAAAGGTGGAGCCCATCAGAGTCAAGATGACACTTTCGGGACATAAAGTATATGAGCTCGCAGAAATTGGAAGCATATACGGCACAATTAACGGGGATGTACTTGGGAGACTTACAGTTGAGCCCGACGGCACAGAGTTGTCATCTCTTGACTGGAGTTCCATCTCCTGTGGATTGGATGTGGGTATACAGGAAGGAATAGACGTGGATTTATGGAAGGAGGAAGTCGTGGAGGCTCTCATAGGTATGGGAGAGACGCATCAGAAAAGGCCCAGAGATGATCGTCAGCCTCCGCCAAGTGAAGAGAAAAAGGCCAGAATCCTCGACAAGTTGCCCTCGGGAATGTCAGCGAGGTTTTCATTGGGCAAGATCAACGTTTTCTTGGGTGTTAGAGATCCAAATCCCGAGTGTAAATTGGGTCTGACCAGAGGGTTATGGTTTCGGACAGCGTTGAAGCTGGAATATGCGTATCACAAAACCGTGATCCAATCTCTCCCTTGGCGCCATACACTTACCGCCCCCCGCCGAGCCAAGCTACGGCTTCCCGAAGATATCACCACGCAATCCCTTGCTTTTGCCTCTAAGCTCCGTCCTACAGGGGGCAGCGCAGCGTTGATTTCCATGAACACCGAGGAAACATACTTCCAGCCTATCTTTAATGGCGAAAGGTTTATTAGGAAAGGTGGATTTAGAAAGGGCGTTTTGCGAAAAGACCCCCCCAAGACGAGAGAGGACGATGAATTTGTTGGTTGGGGATTTCAACGGGCTAAACAACTCCGAGCGATGGATGAGGGGACGTTTGCGAACACCGTACCCCCATTTGAGATGAGAGACACAGACCAAGCGCAGAGGCCATGGCTACGGATTCCAAGCTCGCATAATTCTTTTGCGGCCCAGCGATCAGAACCTGATAGCGAGATTGAGTACAAAATTACCACTCGAATGGAATCACCTACCTTAATTTCCGATCTATCTCATATATATTGCCACCTTCTCGCGTGTTTGATGGTCAAGCGAGTAAGCGAAGCTTGGCGGTCGGAGCCGAGTAAACCTCAGGGCTCTTACTCCACCTTGCCCAACAATAATCTCAATCTTAGTATCGATATTTCGATCCCCAGCATGACCGCTCATTTCGCGTTTCCTCTTCAAGAACAGCTCTTCATGTATACTTCTGGTATTACCCTCAGCAAACAGTCCTACAAAGGCACAGTCACCACAGCCGAACAGTTGCTACTATACGTTCCCAGTCCTCGGATCATCGGTAGCTGGGAAGAACTTGGCCGTATCAAGCAATTTGCAGTCGCTTTCTCAGATCCTCACTTACCGCTTGTCATCTCTCCCCGGATAGAATCTCTCCGTGTTCGTATCCCATTCTCTTACAAGTTGAACAGCCTCGTCCTCAACATCAATGTGACCATAAAAGCCTGCAAGCTCCTTTTCCGAACAACTTCCGGCAAGATTCCATTTACCACCGTCTACAAGCCGCTGGCAGAGCAACCTAAGAAGGTTCCAACTTTCTCGTTTAGCGTTGGATATATATCACTTGAGGCGAAAGATGACCCTGTCGAGACGAGCCTTAACCTCATTTGGAGAGCAGGTCTGGTAGAACAAGCTAAGAGGAACGCTCTAGAAGACAATTTTGCGAAGAAGTTGTTGCTTATTAGCGATCCCGACACCCAACCAGAGGTACAGGAGGATACGAAAACAGGGGGTGGTAGAAAGGTGATGGTCCTCACCAAGAAGCATACCGTTGACCCTGAAAGGGCCCGATGGGCACTCGATCTACTAGTATCTCAATCATGGGTCAGACGTATAAAAGCTGCCAAGTATGAACAGGCCAGAAGGGAGGGATTGGCTCTCCAAGCAATGAGTGGGTCTGGTGTCAACATCAAGCTTCCGATTCGAGTAGTCGGGTCGAGCCGCACAGCTCCACTATTTCGAGCAGCATTTCATGAGGTCAACCTTGTGATCACAAATCCAGGGCTTGATCGACAGCAAATTATTGATTACATGGGCAAGGTTTCTGCTCCATTTTCTGATGATGTCAACTTCTCCCTCATGATTCCCCTTGATATCCGGTGGTCCATGGCTGAGGCGAAGTGCACTCTTCGAGACtatcctcttcctcttaTTCGAGTGCAACGTGTGAATAAAAATGAACAAAGGCCGGCCTTCTATGTGGAGACAACCATGATCATTGCGGAGGAACTCGCTGACGATGATTCGGTCATGCATGTTCCGGTCAAGGTTATACCAGATGGATGCGGCCACAAAGATGCTTCCTCATTTGTCTTGGAAATTGCTAAAACGATCATGCCAGTCAAGACATATGCTGAGCCGAAGTTCAAGATCTCTACAAAGAAGACCACAGAGTTTACTTGGGGAAATTCTTATCAGCCAGCTATCCAAGATCTAATGAAAGTCATAGAAACTCTGTCTCACCCGCCCCGGGATCCTTCCCCGAAGGTTGGCTTTTGGGACAAATTTCGACTTGTACTACATTGGAAACCTATTGTGGATTTTGTAGGGCCCtgtcatcttcttctcaagG GTTCTTTTGATCCATATTCCGTCTCCGGCCTCGGTTCTGGCTTCTGCCTGGCGTGGCGTGGCAGTACTCAGTTGCTGATTGACCAGCCCAATGCGGATAAAGAGGCTATTCAAATTCTAGCTGATGAGCTTGTTGTAGCTATCCCAGA TTTGACTCCATTCCACGACGGAGCAGCAATCGGCAATAATCGAAATCATCGACATGAGCATCATGATCGTGCTCATGAGCGTGACATCCTGGACGATACTGACATAGTGCCACTTGAAAGACGTTACACCAAACCATGCGCACAGTTTGTCGGGGGTGTGAGAGTTGGGTTTGGCTTTAGGTTTGAAAGGACTTGCCGGCCCTGGTCATGTCAACATGGATGTGGTGAAACGGAGAATCTCCTCCATAGGCAGTGTCGGGAATTTACTTTCCTGCAACACCAGCAAGTCATTCTTCGCTCCCCAGAAGCGATTGCCAATGCAGAGAAAAGGTTGGGCAGA AAAATAGACTCGTATGAAGGCTTCCGAAGCGATTTTATTCACTTTTCTGTCTCTCTTGTCGCACCTGATGGAAATGGATTCGACCacaggaagaaggaagaaatgCCAGACAGTGTCAGTAGTCTTCATTTTGCTCCCAAGGCCTCACATCATTTTTTGAGCTGGTGGAA ACTTTTCTCCCATCAGATGTCATTACCCATTCGTCATGGCAAATTATTCCCCGATTCTCCCCCACCGTCCAAGAAGTTCGGTCGCAGTCTTGGCACCATCAAA TATCGATTTGATCTACGCCCAGTATACATCTCACATATGTATTCCCAAGTGAGCAAGGATCATTCGACCACCGGTAAATCCGAATCCCTCGGTATCAAGGCGCGTTTTGGCCGGCTCAGAGCAGATGCGCATCAGCGTGCgcaggagaagattgagCGACACGAAAAGCTTGGGCGGTCTACTGTCGTTGTGCACAAGCCTTTCTACGCAGCTGACATTCTTGCGGATGACCTCAAGGTCAAGGGCGTGCGAGCTCATTTTGTAGAGCGTCTCAAAGATGATGATTCATCGTCATCTGATCCTCTTCCTCGAGCTTCAGCACTATCGCCCGAAACTCGACACTGGTACAACTACTGTGACTTCATTGACGTAGACCGCAAACCTAGTGATAAGGATCCTCGTATAGAACTAGTTGATTTCGGTGACTGTCCTTACCTCTTCTACTGCAAACGAGTCAAGGCTAGAGCAAGTACTTCCCACGATGACTCAGGTAGTCAAGCAAGCAGTTCTCTTGGTGTAGAAAGTAGTAAATTCGGTCACGAAGCGACTCACCACTGTTATCTTGGGATGGCAGACTGTGTACGGGACGCACAGCGTTCAATCACCCAGGACAGGATCAATGAACTGCAGGCCAGACTGGACAGTTATCCACCGCCTCAAGAAAACGACGATCAA TCGGATCGAGCAGTAACTCTAAATAGGATCAATATCTTAGTCAAGCACTATGAGGATCTTCAAAAAGAGACTCGCCATCTCAGTGATGAAACTTTAGAATACTCAAAACAAACCACCACTACTACGTACAAGGGGCCACAATCAGCTGCTGCCTTTGAGGATATGATACATATACATGGGCCTAGGCTAGTGTTAACAGATAGTTCAAGGAACATTGGGTTCAAGTATCTGTATATGATGGCGGAcaggaaaaaggaagaatATTACACATCTTACGC ATCTCTGCGCGGTATTCTTGACACTTATCAGCAGCGTGCGCGCCGACGCCAGCGACCTGAAACTGAAATTTTCGAAGATGAACAAACCAAAAACGCATCGGCAGACCAACAAATGGTGAATGACCTAATCCGGTGGCTTCCCGGCAAACCTGCCCTAGACAATTTTCATCAGGACGATAATGCCGAAGAGGCGTCTGTCCGAGCGCATCGCGGATTACCCGACGATTGTGATGTTAAGCCCAAGAGACATGTGCTTGTTTTCAAGCCCCAGGTTGCGCTTCGCAGCGAATCTGATCCCAACGCCATCGTTCTTCTTTCCGCGGAGGAATTCTCCTTCAAGCAATTTAAAGTCATCGATACTAACGCCATTGATGATATGATGGCAGATGTGCTCGACAG AAATTACATTTCAATGCAAGGTTTGCAAGGTTTTTATCCAACTGCAGAGGCTCTCAAGAGGGAGAGGACGCAGCTCGGCATGCCCCGTGGCCTCGACTTCATACCACTGGAAATCTTTTTGGATGTGAAGAGTGAGGCCACAGATTATGACCGTGTTCTGCAAAAGTCCGACATCATGATTTCCATCGACAAGTTTAACAACATCCGTATGCCGCGAGGCTTAGACTGGCCGGATACCTTGGATGAATATGGAGAGCCTATCAAGCACCTCAGAGTTCATCAG GATTACACTGCTATACTTGCTCCCATGCTAACCGTGACCGCCAATTCCCGCAATTTCGAGGCATTGTATGTCATCGTAACGGATTTGTTGATGTACGAAGACCCGGGGCATAAGGATCGCTCGGAAGCTATAGACGATTTTACTCGCACATTTGACACAGCGGACCGAGACGTTGGAAAGTTTGTCACAGACATCAACGCCCTGCAAACCCATATGCGCGGTCTTCTTGAGTTGCAGCACGGCTATGAAACGAATTTCGAGAGGCTTAACGACACTGGGAAGGAGGAACTTTTCAAAATTCGATCTGAGCTGCAGGTTGGGTACGAAAACATGTACACAATCAACGCCCTTATTCGAGCTACATCTGCGAAAGACGATGCGCGAGCTGCTATGAAAACATCAACCAAAATGGATGTGCGAATTGGAGGTGTGGCGTGGCATATGCTGCGAGAATCGAGGCTTGAGACTATGGCGAAGGTTAACATTGACGGCGCCTTATTTTCTATGTTAACCAGTAAGAACGGGATGATGGACAACGCAATGGTGATTGGCGATTTGAAGGCTCTCAACGGCAAGTGGAACACGCTATATCCGGAAATTATCGTTCGAGATGATCcaagcaaaaagaaaatA AAGAAGCCATTTGCTGCAGTTTATTGGTCCACCCGCCCCTCAATTGGTGGTATTCCTATTTTCCCTTATGTGAATATTGAATTCGTCAACATCCGCTTCAAGCTGGAGGAGAGGGTTGGGCTAGATGTTATGGACTATCTCTTCACTGACAGGACCCGTCGCCGTCAAATATCTGGTACTGCTGTCAAACCGCCTGGTGGAAATGGTGCGAGTTCCACTACTCCAACCTCATCCATCTTCCGCGGAGCTGGGATGGCTTCCGCGGACGATTTAGGGGGGAAACGTGGCGAGACTCCTGGTACAGAAAATGGTTTCTTGCCACATTCGAGGTCACAGGTTTCGCTTGTCTCCCTGTCGCAATCCGACCTAGACCCCGTATCTATCAAGAGAATTGAGGACACCAAGGAGATGAGGCTGCGAGCATCGACTAATAAAATGTTCGGGACATTTAGATTCCAGGGAATGGGCTTCAACCTAAGTTACAAA AGTGATGATACTCGCAAACATGGCACCTTCAGCATGCCTGATTGTGTGGACTTTAGATTTAAAACTCCAGAGATGGTCTATGTCAGCAAGGTGTGGAGCATGGAAGATCTTTTTGAACACATCAAGCGGG ATGTTAAGAGTTCAGCTTGGTCTCAGTCGGGCGATATCATCTCCCAGATCTTCAAAAAGACAAGCCTTTTTAGGTCGAAGGAGCGCCTTAAGCAGGCTGCATCCGTTACCGCTTTAGCTGAAAAAGCCCAAAAGGTCAAAGGTTCTCATCAGCATCCTCCTATATCTCCTTCGAATCTCCGATATGCCTTCGAGAACTCTAACGATTCTCTCGAACCTGACGAGGACCTTATCCGGACAATCTCTCGAGTTATATCTCATGAAGCAGTTCCGCCGGAAGAAAAACTAAGGTCCAAATCTATCACCCATGGTTACTCTCCCAATTTTGATAGCATCCGGTCTGAGACTTCAGGAGGAAATAGCCAACGAAAGGCTCCTTTGCTATCCGCCCATGATCACTCCACTAAGAGCATAAAGAAGCTCCCGGAAGAAGTGCCAGAGTCAGAGGAgaaaggaggagggaagatTAAGGGGCTATTGGGAAAGCTCAAACACAAGCATCTAGTTGGAAAAGATAAGGAGTCGAGATCCAGTGAGGAT TCTTCGGGGTCGTCACTGAGGAAGCCAACCGTATAA
- a CDS encoding uncharacterized protein (Similar to TIGR gene model, INSD accession AAW42966.1): MDVQTLFNVKSRVVLVTGGGRGVGEMVLHHIAHGFVANGAKVYISSRDASACEKTAKRLTEMGPGQCIAIPADLSKYGECLRLAGEIEKREEVLHVLVNNSGVTWGESFHSYPDSAFTKLLTLNVQRVFTITQKLVPMLEKAYQQEKFVGRIINIGSVNGVNAPGLETYAYSASKAALHQLSRHLASRLGPTITVNALALGPFRSKMMKYTLDHFENELAEGLPMKRIGAPENVAATCLWLAGPAGDWITGQSFPSMVDPLWPIIPSCNRNRCIL, from the exons ATGGACGTACAAACCCTCTTTAATGTTAAAAGTAGG GTGGTTTTAGTAacaggaggaggaaggggagtGGGCGAAATGGTACTGCACCAT ATCGCTCACGGTTTCGTCGCTAATGGCGCGAAG GTATACATCTCCTCAAGGGATGCTTCGGCATGTGAAAAGACGGCCAAACGTCTCACAGAAATGGGACCTGGTCAGTGCATTGCCATCCCTGCGGATCTATCGAAATACGGCGAATGTTTAAGGCTGGCGGGGGAGATagagaaaagagaagaag TATTACATGTACTG GTAAACAACTCTGGCGTGACGTGGGGTGAATCATTCCACTCTTATCCTGACTCGGCATTTACCAAGCTTCTCACTTTGAATGTACAACGGGTTTTCACAATCACACAGAAACTTGTGCCCATGCTTGAGAAGGCATACCAGCAAGAAAAATTTGTTGGGCGAATTATCAAT ATTGGATCCGTCAACGGAGTCAATGCACCTGGCCTCGAAACCTATGCTTATTCGGCCTCTAAAGCTGCCCTTCACCA GCTTTCGAGGCACCTTGCCAGCCGTCTTGGTCCTACTATCACAGTGAACGCCTTGGCATTGGGGCCATTCCGCAGCAAGATGATGAAATATACCCTTGACCATTTTGAGAACGAATTGGCAGAAGGTTTACCTATGAAGAGGATTGGTGCGCCAGAGAACGTGGCCGCCACTTGCTTGTGGCTTGCCGGACCTGCTGGAGACTGGATAACTGGGCAA TCGTTCCCGTCGATGGTGGATCCCTTGTGGCCAATAATTCCAAGTTGTAATAGGAACAGATGTATTTTGTAG